CTCTGGAAGAAGTATTCGTGGAAATGACCCGTAAAGACTAGTCCGACCGTTTTCCCCCTCTTCCCCTCAACCAGCACCCCTTTTCCTCTCATGTCACCGGTACTTACCATCTTCAGAAAAGAACTCAGAAGCTATCTGATGACCCCCTACGGCTGGGTCATCCTGGCCTTCATCGTGGCCCTGCAAAGCGTCTCCCTGTCCGGCACGCTCAAAGCGTTCCAACTGGCCCCGCAGAAGGAAGGCATTCTGTTCTTCATCCTGCATTCTCCCATGTTCTGGTTCTACTTCCTGTTCATCTTCCCGCTGATCACCATGCGTTCCCTGGCGGAAGAAGAGAAGACGGGCACGCTGGAATCCCTGCTCACCGCTCCCGTCAAAACCTGGCAGGTCGTTCTGGGCAAATACTTTTCCGCCTATGTCTTTTACATCATCCTGTGGCTGCCCATGCTGCTGTACCCGCTGCTCGCAGACTGGTCCAACCTGATCGTGCAGTGGGCTTACGGATATGACGCCGGCATGGCCCTGCCCTACCGTCTGGCGGACTGGGCCGGAGCATACGCCATCCTGCTGCTGATAGGGGCATGGTTCACCTCCATCGGTATCTTTGCCTCCTCCCTCACGGGCAGCCAGATCATCTCCGGCATCATCACCATCGGCCTGCTGGTGCTGATCTTCTTCATGGGCCTGATTCCGGTGGTCTGGGGGGAATTCCCCGCGGCGGGCATCTTCCACTACATCTCCTGTTCGGAACACCTGGACCGTTTCTCAGCCGGGCTCGTTGACACGCGCCCCCTTGTCTTTTACCTGACCATGACCGTCCTGACGCTGGCCGTCTCCATACGCATCATCGACCACCGCCGCTGGAAACATTGACCGCCCTCCCTGCCTTTTCACCCCCTTTCCATCTCCATCTATGAGTGAAACACCAGCAACACCCGCCCCGGCGCCCCAGGAGGAAAACCGGCCTGCCGCCCGCAAGGTCAGGCGCCCTTGGATGACGTGGATCAAGCTCTTCCTGCTGTGCATCATCGTCATCTGCCTGAACTACGTGGGCTGCCACGAATACTACCGCCGGGACCTTACGGAAGACCAGCGCTATGACATTTCCCAGCAGAGCATCAACATGCTCCAGTCCCCGGAAATCCAGAACCGTAAAACTCCCATTAAAATCACCTTCGCCTTCCTGCGCACCACGCAGAACTATACCCGCATGCGCTCCCTGCTTGAGGAATACGAACGCTATTCCAACGGCAAAGTGGTGGTGGACTACGTGGACCCCCTGCGCCAGCCGAACAAGGCCCGTGAGATTTCCATGATTTACGGCGTTGAATTCCGGAAAAACCAGGTAGTCATTGACGCCCGGGAAGACACGGAAGTGGCCCTCAAGGACTCCGCAGGCAACTACCAGCCGGACGCCGCCCATGTGCGCATCCTCTCCGGAGACTCCTTCATCGTGTACGCTCCCGGACCGGACGGCAAGAGCATGAAAGCCGTGGCCCTTCAGATTGAGGACATGATGACGGCGGGCATCTTCGGAGCCGCCAACGGGGAACCCCGCAAAATGTATATCGCGGCGGACAAGAGCAACTTCAACGAAGCCATGAGCAACAGCAATGAGGAAAGCATCTTCACCACCCTTTCCCGTCTCTGCCGCTCCGTCAACCTTCAGCTTGTCCCCATTCGCCTGGGCGGCCTGCAGGAAATTCCGGAGGATGCCGCCGGATTCATGATCGTCGGCTCCAAATACGATCTGACTCCCCAGGAAGCGGAAGTCCTGCAAAGATACTGGGACAGGCCGAACGCCGCCTTGTTCATCATGCTGGAACCCCAGCAGGACACCCCCAAGCAACTGTACAGATTCCTCCGGGAACAGGGGCTGCGCCCCCAGAACGACCGGGTAATGCTCCGCAACAGGAACAAGCGCTCCGTATTTGAAATCAACGCCATCTTTGCACCGGGACTGAACTGCACGAAGGAATTCTGGAACTCCAGCACCGGGCTGGAAGGGGAAAGCATTTCCCTAATTCTGGACTCGGACAATGCCTCCATGGAGCACAAGCGCATCACGCCGTATCCCCTGCTGGTGACCACGGAGGAATACTACGGGGAAACCAAGTACAACCAGTTCCCTGTCCAATTTGACGCCCACGAGGACAACCCCGGCCCCCTGATGATCGGCGCGGCGCTTATCCGCGGCAATTCCGGAGACGTCAACCAGACCAAAACCACCGGACGCCTGGTTCTGCTGGGCAATACGGACCTGCTCCAGCCCCGGCAGATCAAGCCGGAACAGCGGGACTTCGTGCGCACGCTCATCGCATGGATGACGGACCGCGAAGAACTGCGCGGTCTGGGCTCCCGGCATGACCTGACCGTCAAGCTCAACCTGGACCGTAACGCCCTCGGCGTCCTGGAACTCCTGACAAACATCGGGCTTCCCCTGCTGGCGCTTCTCATAGCCCTGATCATCTGGAACACGCGCCGCCATTAACCCGTCACGCCCCATTACCGGAAGCACATGCGCATACTCCGCTTCATCCTTCTCGTCCTCGTCACCCTTGCCGCCATCGGGGCGGCGGTGCTGCTGACCATTGACGGCAACCTGTCCCGCATCATCGGACGCACCGCCTTTAGTTCGGGAGAACGCCTCTTTCCCTACACCAAGGAGGAAATGAACGAAATCTCCTGGATGCGCATCAACTGCGGCGGAGACATGGCGGAATTCCGCCGCAGGCCCAACGGCGTATGGTGGGGTGAAAAACCGTGGGACGACCGCATGGACCCGCGCGCCGCGGCGGCCATCCTCCAGTACACGTACTCCACCAGCATCGTGGATGCGCTCCCCCTGCACAAGATTGACTCCGCCTCCCTGAAGGAATTCGGCGTCAAGACCACGCCCATCACCATCACTCTGAAAGAAATGAGCGCCGACGGCAGGCGTTCCTCCACCATGGCGCGCTACACCCTGGGGTCCACGGCCCCCTGGCTGGTGGACGATACGGAGAACCAGACGACGGACGATACCACCTACATGCAGACGGACTTTTACGGCCGCGACTCACGCATTCTGGTGGGCACCGGCAACATCCTGCCCCTCTTCAAGTCCGGCATCCGCCAGCTTCGGGACCATCGTCCCCTGCTCATACATCCGGCGATGCCCGCCTCCATTGAAATCAACAACAAGGGGCAGCGCATCGCCTTGGAACGCCCCTCTCCCGATCCCAGAACTCCCTGGAAAATCACCTATCCCCTCCCGCTGGACACGGACCCGCAGATGATGGACGTCCTGCTGGGAACCCTCCAGAAATTGACGGCCGTGCGCGTGTATGATCCGGAGGAAACCAGCGTTCCGGACATGACGGACGACCAGGTCACCTCCGTTTCCATCAGGAACTTCACGGGGCGCCTTGCCGGAGACGGAAAATCCCTGGCCGTGGAGGAAAAGCCCGTCACTCTCCGCATTTATCCTCCTTCCGACAACAGCAACCTTGCCGAACTGGTGAAAGCCACCGTCTCCGACCGCAAAGCCGTCTTTGAACTGGCCCAGACGACGGGAAGCAACAAGGAAGTTCCCGGCGTCCGGAACATTCCCCTGGACCTCAACCTGCTCCGCTCCAAGCAGCTCACGGACATCGGAGACTACAAAATCACGGGGCTTTCCATCCGCCGCAGTCTCCAGGATTACCCGACCATCGTCCGTTTTGTACAGGGAGACGAAAAGACCGGCCAGCAGCCCACATGGATGTACACGGCGGAAGGCTCCCGCTACCAGGAAGTCAACCCGGACCACCTCGTTTCCCTGCTGAAAACCGTGAAAACGGGCAACGTGGCCGGATTCGCCTCCGACAAGGCCACGGACCTTGCCGTGTACGGCCTGGACAACCCGCTCCTGACGCTCACGATGTCCCTGCTGCCCAAGCCCAATGAAGAGCCGCGCCCCCCGGTCACCGTCTTCTTCTCCAAGGGAACGGACGGCTCCTGGTACGCCCGCCAGTCCGGCAAGCCCACGGTCGTCATGCTGGACAACGAATACATGAAAAACTTTACGGCGAACGCGCTCGCCTGGAAAAAGAAGAGCCTCCTGTCCTTCAACAGGTACAATCTCAAGGAAATGCACCTGGAACGCATCGGCTCCGGGGGGGCGCTGGTCCTGAAATTCGACCGCTTGGACGACTCCTGGACGGCCAGCAAGGACGGCAGGGACGAAACACTGAACATCAACCCGAACCGGGCCAACCGCTACCTGGACGAACTGGAAAAAATGGAGGTAGTCTCATGGCTTCCCTACACAAATCCTGAGGCGCGCGAAGCCCTGAAAAAACCGGTCTTCCGCCTGAAACTCGTCATTCAGGTGTACAAGGATGCCTCCCGGCAGGAGCACCGGGAAATCACGGGAAAAGACGGAATCACCTTTTCCGCCGAGCCGGAAATGGAGGAAAAAACCATCTCCATGGAAATAGCCCCTGCGGGAGAAGCCGGCTTCAGCCGGTTCTATTACGGAAAAATCAACACGACGCCCTATTACTTTATCCTGAACATGGACTCCGTCCGTCTGCTGGGCGCCTCCCTGGCGGAAGACAATTAACATCCTCGTTCTCCACATGAGCATCAATCTGAGCGCAATCACCGCCTTTCTGGACAAAACCCTGTCCGTGGACTCCATCCCGGACGCCTCCCGCGCCCTGAACGGCCTTCAACTGGAAAACGAAGGCGCCGTTTCAAAAATAGCCGTTGCCGTGGACGGTTCGGAAAAAACCATTCATGCGGCCCTGGATCTGGGCGCGGACCTGCTCATTCTGCATCACGGCATCTTCTGGCAGGACATGCAACCCGTCACGGGCATCTCCTACCGCAAGCTGAAGGCGGCCATGGACGGCAACCTCGCCATTTACTCCGCCCACATCCCGCTGGACGTTCATCCGGTTTACGGGAATAACGCCCTTTTGGCAAAGACATGCGGCATCCGTCCCGCCGGGGAGGGACTGGACTACCACGGCGTTTCCATGGGCGTCTGCGGGGAATTCGCCGGCACCTGCCGGGAGCTGGCGGAACGGCTGGAATCCGCCCTCGGCGCACCCGTTCAAACCTTCTGGGCGCAATCGGAGGAAGCCCCGGCCGGGAACGTCTTCATTTGCTCCGGCGGCGCGGGAAACGAACTCGTCCAGGCCGCCAGGCTTGGCTGCCGCACCTACGTGACCGGGGAAGGCTCCCACTGGAACATCCCCATGGCTGACGAACTGGGCATCAACCTGGTCTTCGGCGGCCACTACTTCACGGAAACTTTCGGCGTCAAGGCCTTGGGACAACTGCTCAAAGACGTGTACGGACTGGATTATGCCTTCATCGACATGCCTCCCTCCGCCTACAGCCATTGATCAAACGCCACGGATGATGAACCTGACCACGGACGACGCCGACGGAAAAATTCGCCTGGACCAGTACCTGGCCGCCCACCTGCCGGAACTCTCCCGCTCCAGAATCCAGGCCCTGATTAAAAGCGGGGACGTACAGATCAACGGTTCCGCCGCCAAACCCAAAACGCCCGTCAGCCGCGGAGACTCCATCTCCGTCAACATCCCAGAGCCGGAACCGGCGGAGGCCAGGCCCCAGGACATTCCGCTGGACATCCTGTATGAGGATGAAGACGTGGTCGTCATCAACAAGGAAAGCGGCATGGTGGTGCATCCCGCCGCCGGCAACCCGGACGGCACCATCGTGAATGCCCTGCTCCACCACTGCGGGGACCTCTCCGGCATCGGCGGAGTGGAGCGCCCCGGCATCGTTCACCGTCTGGACAAGGACACTTCGGGATGCCTCGTCATTGCCAAAAACGACGGTGCGCACCAATCCCTGACCGGGCAATTCGCGGCGCGCAGCACGGAAAAGCGCTATCTGGCCGTCGTCCAGGGAATTCCCCGCCAGAGTTCCGGAACCGTCTTCACGCACATCGGCCGCCATCCCGTCAACCGCCTGAAAATGGCTGTGGTCAATCCCGGTTCAGGCAAGGCCGCCATCACGGACTACGACCTGCTTTGTGCAGACCCCGCCACGGACTCGGCCCTGGTCCTGTGCACCCTGCACACGGGCAGAACACACCAGATCCGGGTGCATATGCTTCATCTGGGCCATCCCCTGATCGGAGACCCCATTTACGCCAAGCCCTCCAGGCAGAAGGCACAGCCCGGCAGGCTCATGCTCCACGCCTGGCGGCTGGGCTTCGACCACCCGAGCACGGGAAAACGCATGGAATTCGAGGCTCCCGTGCCTCCAGAATACACGCCCTGGCTCCAGCTTTTCCCCAATGGTCTTTACGGAGCCATCCCGGAAACCAGGCCGGTACCGGAAGACCTGGAAGGGGAATAAAACTCTCCTTCAGGCAGCAGAGAAAGGGAAACAAAAGCCGGAAGTTTACTTCTTTTCTCCCTCTTTCTTGCAGTGCTTGCGCCAGTCGTCCAGAATTTTGGCGGGATGTCCGGTAATCACGGGCTTGCCCGTATTGTCCACAATGCCCAGGCGCGGAATCGTCCCGCCGGGGGCATAACCGGGAATGCCGTTGCCCTTTTTGGGCTTGATGATGGGGAATTTCATCCGTTCCTCCTTGGCCCATGCCTTGGCGGCCTCTTCCGTCTTGTCGCAGGAAAACAGCACCAGTTCCACATCGTCCGACTGCCGTATCTTACGGTAGGTCCGCACGACATGGGGCATCTCCCTGCGGCAGGGGCCGCACCAGCTTGCCGAGTAAAGAAAAAGGTAATACCTGGCCTTCGTATTCGGCCTGTCCTTGGTCAGATAATCGGCTTTTTCCAGAGCTTTTCCCACCGGAGAAGAAGCGGCGTCCTCCACCTTGGCGGCCGGAGCATCGGCATACACGGAAAAAGTTCCTGCAACGCCGCAGCCGGCCAAAACCAGAGCAAGTGAACATATCTTGATAGATTTTTTCATCATATTGTTCATTATCAATTATCCACTAAAACGTCAACAAGGAATGCAGGAACACGCCCCCCTGGAAAAACCTGCATGCTGCGTAGATCGTGCATATGCGTCCTCCTTCCCTTCCGCAGGCGGACCACTCTGTCCTCCACTTTTTCAGAGCCATTCAATCGCACAAGCAACACTGCGGCTCCCACGGCAGAGTGCCAAAGGCCTTTTACCGCGGCTGTTTATTTCAAGACACTGCGACTCTTCCTTCAATTCCTCAAAGAAACGGCAGAAAAACATCATGGCCGCGGCAGTTATTAACAATGGTATTTTCATCCTGTTGAATAGTCCTCAACTTACTAGAAACGTCTCGTCCAGGCAGGATCAATCCGCAGCCGGAGCTCCGGGCCTTTGAACTTGATTTGCAGACGGGGAACCGCTACCCTGAACCGACTTTCAACGCATACCCCGCACAGAGACATGGAGAACACGCACCACGGAGAATCCCCCTCTCCGGACACCCCCGCCCCGCAGCAGAAAAACGGAAAAACGGACGAACAGACCATCGCCCTGACCAAGGCGAGGCTGGCCATTGACGAGGTGGACGCCCAAATCGTGGAACTGCTTAAAACCCGTGCCCAATGGGTTCATGAAGTCGGCCGGATCAAGAAAGCGGACAACTCCCCCATCTTCGTTCCGGAACGGGAAACGGCTCTGCTGGGCAAGCTGAACCGCCTGAATGCGGGCGTTCTCCCGGAATCCTCCCTGCAAGCCATTTACCGGGAAATCATCTCCTGCTCCTTCTTCCTGGAAGGAGGGCTGACCATCGCCTACCTGGGCCCCAAGGGAACCTGGAGCCACCAGGCGGCGCTCAAGCAATTCGGAAAAAGCTGCGAGCTTATTCCCTGCCAGAGCTTCAAGGACGTGTTTGACATGGTGGACCGCGGGAAAGCCCAATACGGCGTGGTGCCCATAGAAAACTCCTCGGAAGGCTCCGTGACCGCCGTCATGGACCTCTTTGTCACCTCCAGTCTGAAAATCTGCGCCCAGATCAATCTGAACATCCGCAACAGCCTGATGGCCGCCATTCCGCGCGAACACATCCGCATCCTTTATTCCCATCCCCAAGTTCTCGGACAGACGCGGGACTGGATTCTCCGGCGTTACCCGAATGCGGAGCTCGTGGAAACCTCCTCCACCACCAAGGCCAGCATCCTGGCCAAGGAAAACGCCGCCATGGGCGCGGCCTCCCTGGGCTGTCCCCTCGCGGCGGAACTGTTCGGCCTGAACATTCTGGAGGAAGACGTGCAGGACCAGGCATGCAACACCACGCGCTTTGCCGTCATCGGCCGCCAGGACACCCGGCCCAGCGGCCGGGACCGCACCTCCCTGCTGATCCGCATCCAGCACAAGCCGGGAACCCTGGCGGAAGTAATCGACTGCTTCCAGCGGCACGGCATCAACCTGATACGCATTGAATCCCGCCCTTCCAAAGCCATCAACTGGGAATACGTCTTCCATATAGACGCCGTGGGACACGCCCTGGAATCCCCGCTCCGGGAAACCCTGGAGGAACTGGAACAGCACTGTTCCATGCTGAAAATCCTGGGCAGTTACGCGGACACGGACGTTGTCTGATCTGCGCCGCCTTCCTCTTCCCTTTACAGAACCAGCACCTATTTTCCGCAAAACCATGAACATTTCCACAATCGCCGCACTGGCTCTTTCCCTGGGATTTCCGGCCTGGTCCCAGCAGCCCGTCACCAAAATCGTCCGGGAAAACGGCCAGCCGACGCTGGCCCTGGACGAAGGATTTTTGCGGGAACTAAAACAGGAAAGTTCCATCCACAAAGCAGACGGGGGCACACCCCCTGCCCCCGCCGGGTCCCATGCGGAACCATGGAACCATGTATTCTCCCCTTCAGTTCCGGGACTGCCCATGGCCGCCGACTCCAACCATGCCGCCGTCAGGGAAACCGCAGCGGAACGCAACCGGCGCATGAAGTGGTGGAGGGACGCCAAATTCGGCATGTTCATTCACTACGGCCTGTACTCCGGACTGGCCGGAGAATGGAAGGGCAAGCCCGGCGGTTCCGAATGGATTCAGAAAAACGTGGAAGTGGATACGGACACGTACGCCTCCGAAGCGCTCCCCCTCTTCAAGCCGCGGGAAGGAGTCACGGAAGAATGGGCCCAGCTGGCCCGGGATGCGGGCTGCCGGTACGTAGTGCTCACCAGCAAGCACCATGAAGGTTTCGGCCTCTTCGATAGCGCACAGACGGACTATGACGCCAAAAGCCAGATCGACCGGGACATCGTCCGGGAATATGCGGAATCCTGCCGCAAGCGCGGCCT
This genomic stretch from Akkermansia biwaensis harbors:
- a CDS encoding ABC transporter permease subunit yields the protein MSPVLTIFRKELRSYLMTPYGWVILAFIVALQSVSLSGTLKAFQLAPQKEGILFFILHSPMFWFYFLFIFPLITMRSLAEEEKTGTLESLLTAPVKTWQVVLGKYFSAYVFYIILWLPMLLYPLLADWSNLIVQWAYGYDAGMALPYRLADWAGAYAILLLIGAWFTSIGIFASSLTGSQIISGIITIGLLVLIFFMGLIPVVWGEFPAAGIFHYISCSEHLDRFSAGLVDTRPLVFYLTMTVLTLAVSIRIIDHRRWKH
- a CDS encoding DUF7088 domain-containing protein yields the protein MSETPATPAPAPQEENRPAARKVRRPWMTWIKLFLLCIIVICLNYVGCHEYYRRDLTEDQRYDISQQSINMLQSPEIQNRKTPIKITFAFLRTTQNYTRMRSLLEEYERYSNGKVVVDYVDPLRQPNKAREISMIYGVEFRKNQVVIDAREDTEVALKDSAGNYQPDAAHVRILSGDSFIVYAPGPDGKSMKAVALQIEDMMTAGIFGAANGEPRKMYIAADKSNFNEAMSNSNEESIFTTLSRLCRSVNLQLVPIRLGGLQEIPEDAAGFMIVGSKYDLTPQEAEVLQRYWDRPNAALFIMLEPQQDTPKQLYRFLREQGLRPQNDRVMLRNRNKRSVFEINAIFAPGLNCTKEFWNSSTGLEGESISLILDSDNASMEHKRITPYPLLVTTEEYYGETKYNQFPVQFDAHEDNPGPLMIGAALIRGNSGDVNQTKTTGRLVLLGNTDLLQPRQIKPEQRDFVRTLIAWMTDREELRGLGSRHDLTVKLNLDRNALGVLELLTNIGLPLLALLIALIIWNTRRH
- a CDS encoding DUF4340 domain-containing protein — encoded protein: MRILRFILLVLVTLAAIGAAVLLTIDGNLSRIIGRTAFSSGERLFPYTKEEMNEISWMRINCGGDMAEFRRRPNGVWWGEKPWDDRMDPRAAAAILQYTYSTSIVDALPLHKIDSASLKEFGVKTTPITITLKEMSADGRRSSTMARYTLGSTAPWLVDDTENQTTDDTTYMQTDFYGRDSRILVGTGNILPLFKSGIRQLRDHRPLLIHPAMPASIEINNKGQRIALERPSPDPRTPWKITYPLPLDTDPQMMDVLLGTLQKLTAVRVYDPEETSVPDMTDDQVTSVSIRNFTGRLAGDGKSLAVEEKPVTLRIYPPSDNSNLAELVKATVSDRKAVFELAQTTGSNKEVPGVRNIPLDLNLLRSKQLTDIGDYKITGLSIRRSLQDYPTIVRFVQGDEKTGQQPTWMYTAEGSRYQEVNPDHLVSLLKTVKTGNVAGFASDKATDLAVYGLDNPLLTLTMSLLPKPNEEPRPPVTVFFSKGTDGSWYARQSGKPTVVMLDNEYMKNFTANALAWKKKSLLSFNRYNLKEMHLERIGSGGALVLKFDRLDDSWTASKDGRDETLNINPNRANRYLDELEKMEVVSWLPYTNPEAREALKKPVFRLKLVIQVYKDASRQEHREITGKDGITFSAEPEMEEKTISMEIAPAGEAGFSRFYYGKINTTPYYFILNMDSVRLLGASLAEDN
- a CDS encoding Nif3-like dinuclear metal center hexameric protein yields the protein MSINLSAITAFLDKTLSVDSIPDASRALNGLQLENEGAVSKIAVAVDGSEKTIHAALDLGADLLILHHGIFWQDMQPVTGISYRKLKAAMDGNLAIYSAHIPLDVHPVYGNNALLAKTCGIRPAGEGLDYHGVSMGVCGEFAGTCRELAERLESALGAPVQTFWAQSEEAPAGNVFICSGGAGNELVQAARLGCRTYVTGEGSHWNIPMADELGINLVFGGHYFTETFGVKALGQLLKDVYGLDYAFIDMPPSAYSH
- a CDS encoding RluA family pseudouridine synthase, with amino-acid sequence MMNLTTDDADGKIRLDQYLAAHLPELSRSRIQALIKSGDVQINGSAAKPKTPVSRGDSISVNIPEPEPAEARPQDIPLDILYEDEDVVVINKESGMVVHPAAGNPDGTIVNALLHHCGDLSGIGGVERPGIVHRLDKDTSGCLVIAKNDGAHQSLTGQFAARSTEKRYLAVVQGIPRQSSGTVFTHIGRHPVNRLKMAVVNPGSGKAAITDYDLLCADPATDSALVLCTLHTGRTHQIRVHMLHLGHPLIGDPIYAKPSRQKAQPGRLMLHAWRLGFDHPSTGKRMEFEAPVPPEYTPWLQLFPNGLYGAIPETRPVPEDLEGE
- a CDS encoding TlpA family protein disulfide reductase, translated to MMKKSIKICSLALVLAGCGVAGTFSVYADAPAAKVEDAASSPVGKALEKADYLTKDRPNTKARYYLFLYSASWCGPCRREMPHVVRTYRKIRQSDDVELVLFSCDKTEEAAKAWAKEERMKFPIIKPKKGNGIPGYAPGGTIPRLGIVDNTGKPVITGHPAKILDDWRKHCKKEGEKK
- the pheA gene encoding prephenate dehydratase; the protein is MENTHHGESPSPDTPAPQQKNGKTDEQTIALTKARLAIDEVDAQIVELLKTRAQWVHEVGRIKKADNSPIFVPERETALLGKLNRLNAGVLPESSLQAIYREIISCSFFLEGGLTIAYLGPKGTWSHQAALKQFGKSCELIPCQSFKDVFDMVDRGKAQYGVVPIENSSEGSVTAVMDLFVTSSLKICAQINLNIRNSLMAAIPREHIRILYSHPQVLGQTRDWILRRYPNAELVETSSTTKASILAKENAAMGAASLGCPLAAELFGLNILEEDVQDQACNTTRFAVIGRQDTRPSGRDRTSLLIRIQHKPGTLAEVIDCFQRHGINLIRIESRPSKAINWEYVFHIDAVGHALESPLRETLEELEQHCSMLKILGSYADTDVV